The Rhipicephalus sanguineus isolate Rsan-2018 chromosome 4, BIME_Rsan_1.4, whole genome shotgun sequence DNA window CAGCAACTTCTCATACTCATCAGTCCTGTTCTTGCTGGACGTGAACAGGTCCTTCACATTTAAGCCCGTCTGAGGGAGCCGCGCCTTGACGGCATCTTCGTACTTGCTGTACGAATCGAGGAACGAATCCAGTATGATCTTCCTGAAGGCTGAAGGGCACTTACTGTCCTCTCTGAGAGCCGCTTCTACTTGGTCACACACGGCCACCCGCATCGTCTCGTACTTCACGTAGTCGGCGGAGTACTCGTTGTCGCTCACCAACGATTGGATGGAGACCAGTGTGCTCGACAATGACTGGGCGGGGCTCCAGTCACACGGTCCACCACCAGTGCCCAGAGTGCTCACGCAGACCTTACCGCAGTTGTAGAGGTGTATGTGGAACCGAACTCTGCCTTCGTCCGTGGTAAGGAACCGTACGCGGGGAGGGCTGAGTGGGTAGTTAG harbors:
- the LOC119391323 gene encoding ubiquitin-conjugating enzyme E2 Z, translating into MNNWDPMNYLHEEPTPQCLLRVKKDIAEFNAQPPPRLFISPEESDVTQVHVLMVGAPGSSYTGGFFQFFVKFPPNYPLSPPRVRFLTTDEGRVRFHIHLYNCGKVCVSTLGTGGGPCDWSPAQSLSSTLVSIQSLVSDNEYSADYVKYETMRVAVCDQVEAALREDSKCPSAFRKIILDSFLDSYSKYEDAVKARLPQTGLNVKDLFTSSKNRTDEYEKLLIQLQRLKDKVQKKKEADAAAAAAAENANK